Proteins encoded together in one Eublepharis macularius isolate TG4126 chromosome 2, MPM_Emac_v1.0, whole genome shotgun sequence window:
- the AHSA1 gene encoding activator of 90 kDa heat shock protein ATPase homolog 1, producing MAKWGEGDPRWIVEQRADATNVNNWHWTERDASNWSSEKLKTLFLAVRAENEEGSCEVTEVSKLDGEASINNRKGKLIFFYEWNIKLAWTGISNTGVKYKGHVEIPNLSDENDIDDIEITVSLAKDEPDTNLLTLMKKEGVKKISSALETYISTLKTEFTQGMILPTVNGEQSEPTPLPVRKPDEHKASEPAAGSGNALKSKSVGVKIPTCKISLKEVFLTSPDELYRVFIMQEMVQAFTHSPAVIEADKGGKFQLLDGSVTGEFTELVPEKQIAMKWRFKSWPEGHFAIINLTFSDKGGETEVCLEGKGIPASEEERTREGWQRYYFESIKQTFGYGARLF from the exons GACTGAAAGAGATGCATCTAATTGGTCATCAGAGAAACTGAAAACCCTGTTTCTGGCTGTTAGAGCAGAGAATGAAGAGGGGTCTTGTGAAGTGACAGAAGTGAGTAAGCTGGATGGAGAGGCCTCCATAAATAACCGCAAAGGAAAACTAATTTTCTTCTATGAGTGGAACATCAAGCTAGCTTGGACAG GCATCTCAAACACAGGTGTGAAGTATAAGGGGCACGTGGAAATTCCCAATCTTTCAGATGAAAATGATATTGATGACATTGAG atAACTGTTAGTCTTGCCAAAGATGAGCCAGACACCAACCTGCTAACTTTGATGAAAAAAGAAGGTGTGAAAAAGATCAGCAGTGCTTTGGAAACTTATATCAGCACTCTCAAAACAG AATTCACCCAAGGCATGATCTTGCCCACAGTGAATGGAGAACAGTCAGAGCCAACCCCTCTTCCTGTGCGTAAACCTGATGAACACAAG GCCTCTGAACCTGCTGCTGGCAGTGGCAATGCACTTAAATCTAAATCTGTAGGAGTCAAGATTCCTACCTGTAAGATAAGTTTAAAAGAAGTCTTCTTAACATCCCCAGATGAGCTATACAGAGTATTCATTATGCAGGAG ATGGTGCAGGCTTTTACTCACTCGCCTGCTGTCATAGAGGCTGATAAAGGAGGAAAATTCCAGCTACTCGATGGCAGTGTGACTGGCGAGTTCACTGAACTG GTTCCTGAGAAACAGATTGCTATGAAATGGAGATTTAAGTCATGGCCCGAGG GGCATTTTGCAATCATTAACTTGACCTTCAGTGATAAAGGTGGTGAAACGGAAGTCTGTCTGGAAGGGAAAGGCATCCCAGCCAGTGAAGAGGAGAGAACAAGGGAGGGCTGGCAACGGTATTATTTTGAGAGTATTAAACAGACGTTTGGCTATGGAGCCCGCTTGTTTTAA